From Bacillus rossius redtenbacheri isolate Brsri chromosome 16, Brsri_v3, whole genome shotgun sequence, a single genomic window includes:
- the LOC134540336 gene encoding uncharacterized protein LOC134540336, with protein sequence MGQRSSSFLRRSSRPKISLTWVLRGDPAAADNNNKGEVPEEPAADRTRDAGPKAATPPPKRTLSEPALAACGVGRERARHRRPRAPRHRPKARFGYEIQDVDGFLSKASLEKPANIPMVLASPCTLYQTRSGGRQDEVPLPLGMVVNAVFKNQAWLYVQTPHAEEGYVSCGSCLPLGILPPSRRSGARPAPCWESHADVFPRPLGNRTDNEKLREGTRSECGGGGRCHRKARPERDAVSACGERSVDRLYLRAAASAKQRGANTSSSTTTTTLLVVRSDYRSKGRNTLSVAKGDVVALVSGHLKDWFWVRSRDGEEGFIPSVVAGHGFL encoded by the exons ATGGGTCAGAGGTCGTCCTCCTTCCTGAGGCGCTCCTCCCGGCCCAAGATCTCGCTGACGTGGGTGCTGCGCGGCGACCCGGCGGCCGCCGACAACAACAACAAGGGCGAGGTGCCCGAGGAGCCGGCCGCGGACCGGACCCGAG ACGCGGGGCCGAAGGCGGCGACCCCCCCGCCCAAGAGGACGTTGTCGGAGCCGGCGCTGGCCGCCTGCGGGGTCGGCAGGGAGCGAGCGAGGCACCGCCGCCCGCGCGCGCCGCGTCACCGGCCCAAGGCGCGCTTCGGCTACGAGATACAGGACGTGGACGGCTTCCTCTCCAAG GCGTCCCTGGAGAAGCCGGCCAACATCCCCATGGTGCTGGCCTCGCCCTGCACGCTGTACCAGACGCGCTCCGGGGGCCGCCAGGACGAGGTGCCCCTGCCGCTGGGCATGGTCGTCAACGCCGTGTTCAAGAACCAGGCGTGGCTCTACGTGCAGACTCCGCACGCCGAGGAGGGCTACGTGAGCTGCGGCTCCTGCCTGCCGCTCGGCATCCTGCCGCCCTC GCGGCGCTCAGGCGCCAGGCCCGCCCCCTGCTGGGAGTCGCACGCGGACGTCTTCCCGCGACCCCTCGGCAACCGCACCGACAACGAGAAGCTGCGCGAAGGCACCAG GtcggagtgcggcggcggaggTCGCTGCCACCGCAAGGCGCGGCCCGAGAGGGACGCAGTGTCCGCGTGCGGAGAGCGCAGCGTGGACCGGCTGTACCTGCGCGCCGCCGCCAGCGCCAAGCAGCGCGGCGCCAACACCTCctcctccaccaccaccaccaccctgcTCGTGGTGCGCTCCGACTACCGCAGCAAGGGCCGCAACACGCTGTCCGTGGCCAAGGGCGACGTCGTGGCGCTCGTCAGCGGCCACCTCAAGGACTGGTTCTGGGTGCGCAGCCGCGACGGCGAGGAGGGCTTCATCCCGTCCGTTGTGGCGGGCCACGGCTTCCTGTGA